A single region of the Mycobacterium lentiflavum genome encodes:
- a CDS encoding aspartate carbamoyltransferase catalytic subunit, translated as MTRHLLAAGDLSRDDATAILDDADRFAQALVGREVKKLPTLRGRTVVTMFYENSTRTRVSFEVAGKWMSADVINVSSSGSSVSKGESLRDTALTLHAAGADALIIRHPASGAAHLLADWTAHSNSEHGGPSVINAGDGTHEHPTQALLDALTIRQRLGEIEGRRVVIVGDILHSRVARSNVMLLATLGAEVVLVAPPTLLPVGVDSWPATVSYDFDAELPAADAVLMLRVQAERMNGGFFPSVREYSVRYGLSDRRQAMLPGHAVVLHPGPMVRGMEIASSVADSSQSAVLQQVSNGVHVRMAVLFHVLVGTESVGSEGAA; from the coding sequence ATGACCCGACATCTGCTGGCCGCCGGCGACCTCAGCCGCGACGACGCCACGGCGATCCTCGACGACGCCGACCGGTTCGCACAGGCGCTGGTCGGGCGTGAGGTCAAGAAACTCCCCACCCTGCGTGGGCGCACCGTGGTGACGATGTTCTACGAAAACTCCACGCGCACCCGGGTGTCGTTCGAGGTGGCCGGGAAGTGGATGAGCGCCGACGTGATCAACGTCAGCTCGTCCGGGTCGTCGGTGAGCAAAGGGGAGTCGTTGCGCGACACCGCATTGACGCTGCACGCGGCCGGTGCCGACGCGCTGATCATCCGGCACCCGGCCTCTGGAGCCGCGCACCTGCTGGCCGACTGGACCGCGCACTCCAACAGCGAACACGGTGGCCCGTCAGTGATCAACGCCGGCGACGGCACCCACGAACATCCGACACAGGCGCTGCTGGACGCGCTGACCATCCGCCAGCGCCTCGGCGAGATCGAGGGCCGGCGCGTGGTGATCGTCGGCGACATCCTGCACAGCCGGGTCGCGCGCTCCAACGTGATGCTGCTGGCAACGCTGGGCGCCGAGGTGGTGCTGGTGGCGCCGCCGACCCTGCTGCCGGTCGGTGTCGACAGCTGGCCGGCCACCGTCTCCTATGACTTCGACGCCGAGCTGCCCGCCGCCGACGCCGTGCTGATGCTGCGGGTGCAGGCCGAGCGGATGAACGGCGGGTTCTTTCCGTCGGTGCGCGAATACTCGGTGCGCTACGGCCTTTCGGACCGGCGCCAGGCCATGCTGCCCGGCCACGCGGTGGTGCTGCACCCCGGCCCGATGGTGCGCGGCATGGAGATCGCGTCCTCGGTCGCGGACTCGTCGCAATCCGCGGTGCTGCAACAGGTTTCAAACGGTGTGCACGTGCGGATGGCCGTGCTGTTCCACGTACTGGTGGGCACCGAATCGGTCGGAAGCGAGGGGGCCGCGTGA
- a CDS encoding MmpS family transport accessory protein, translating to MTGILRRIWVPIVMVIVVVVGTIVVSRLHGVFGSQQHVSDKSNADAIVAFNPKHVVYEIFGPPGATASIHYLDADAQPREVENATVPWTLRIDTTLSAVVANVVAQGDSASLGCRITVNGVVRDELTVSSHNAATSCLVKSA from the coding sequence ATGACCGGCATTCTCCGACGCATCTGGGTACCGATCGTCATGGTCATCGTCGTGGTGGTCGGTACCATCGTCGTTTCCCGGCTGCACGGGGTTTTCGGCTCACAGCAACATGTTTCAGACAAGAGCAATGCCGACGCGATCGTCGCGTTCAATCCCAAACACGTCGTCTACGAGATCTTCGGCCCGCCCGGCGCAACGGCAAGCATCCACTATCTGGATGCCGACGCGCAGCCGCGAGAGGTCGAAAACGCAACGGTGCCGTGGACGCTGCGCATCGATACCACGCTCAGTGCCGTGGTGGCCAATGTGGTAGCGCAGGGCGACAGCGCCAGCCTTGGATGCCGCATCACCGTCAATGGTGTTGTGCGCGACGAACTTACCGTGAGCTCACACAATGCTGCGACCAGCTGCCTAGTGAAGTCGGCATGA
- a CDS encoding transporter translates to MNSSTLVGSLIFAAVLVVVIAVVIQMMMLGWRRRARRQDELIGDLPGVPDVVGPATTTLRGVYLGCTLAPEWNERITSGDLGYRSRAVLSRYPEGILLERSRANPIWIPQQEITEIRTERGMVGKVGARNSILAIRWRLPAGVEVDIGFRAGNRDEYDGWLEEAA, encoded by the coding sequence ATGAATTCTTCGACGCTGGTGGGGTCGCTGATCTTCGCGGCCGTGCTGGTCGTGGTCATCGCGGTGGTCATCCAGATGATGATGCTGGGCTGGCGCCGACGCGCCCGGCGCCAGGACGAGCTGATCGGCGACCTGCCAGGGGTGCCCGACGTGGTGGGCCCGGCGACGACGACGCTGCGCGGCGTCTACCTCGGTTGCACGCTGGCGCCGGAGTGGAACGAACGGATCACCTCGGGCGATCTCGGGTATCGCAGCAGGGCGGTGCTGAGCCGCTACCCCGAGGGCATCCTGCTGGAACGCAGCCGCGCCAACCCGATTTGGATTCCCCAGCAAGAGATTACCGAGATACGCACCGAGCGCGGCATGGTCGGCAAGGTCGGCGCCCGCAACTCGATACTGGCGATCCGGTGGCGGCTGCCCGCAGGTGTCGAGGTCGATATCGGATTCCGGGCCGGCAACCGCGACGAATACGACGGCTGGCTGGAGGAGGCGGCGTGA
- a CDS encoding serine hydrolase domain-containing protein yields MNLDGNQASIREACDAGLLAGAVTLVWQHGEVLQVNEIGYRDVGAGLPMQRDTLFRIASMTKPVVVAAIMSMVDEGKLTLKDPITHWVPELADLRVLDDRHGPLDRTHPVNRAILIEDLLTHTSGLAYGFSVSGPISRAYLRLPFNQGPDAWVSELAKLPLVHQPGERMTYSHSIDLLGVIAARIEGKPFDQVLDERVLGPIGMPDTGFCVSPEGRRRAATMYRLDGQSRLHHDVMGPPHITPPSFPNAGGGLLSTADDYLRFVRMLLGDGTIDGVRVLSPESVRLMRTDRLTDEHKRHDFLGAPYWVGRGFGLNLSVVTDPAKSAPLFGPGGLGTFSWPGAYGTWWQADPAADLVLLYLVQNMPDMSADVAAAVAGNTTLAKLQAVQPKFVRRTYQALDL; encoded by the coding sequence GTGAATCTCGATGGCAATCAGGCCTCCATCCGCGAGGCGTGCGACGCCGGCCTGCTCGCCGGTGCGGTGACGCTGGTATGGCAGCACGGAGAAGTCCTGCAGGTCAACGAGATCGGTTACCGGGATGTCGGCGCTGGCTTGCCGATGCAGCGAGACACGCTGTTTCGCATCGCGTCGATGACCAAACCGGTCGTCGTGGCCGCGATCATGAGCATGGTCGACGAGGGCAAGCTGACGCTCAAAGACCCGATCACGCACTGGGTACCGGAGCTGGCCGACCTGCGGGTGCTCGACGACCGGCACGGTCCGCTGGACCGCACGCACCCCGTCAACCGGGCGATCCTGATCGAGGATCTGCTGACCCATACCAGCGGCCTGGCCTACGGATTCTCGGTATCGGGGCCGATCTCGCGGGCCTACCTGCGGCTGCCGTTCAACCAGGGCCCGGACGCGTGGGTCAGCGAGCTGGCCAAGCTCCCGCTGGTGCATCAACCCGGCGAACGGATGACCTACAGCCATTCCATCGACCTGCTGGGCGTCATCGCGGCGCGCATCGAGGGCAAGCCGTTCGACCAGGTCCTCGACGAACGGGTGCTGGGCCCGATCGGTATGCCCGACACGGGGTTCTGCGTGTCCCCGGAAGGCCGCCGTCGCGCGGCGACCATGTACCGGCTCGACGGACAGAGCCGACTGCATCATGACGTGATGGGGCCGCCGCACATCACGCCGCCCAGCTTCCCCAACGCCGGCGGCGGATTGTTGTCGACGGCGGACGACTACCTGCGGTTCGTGCGGATGCTGCTCGGCGACGGGACGATCGACGGTGTGCGGGTCCTGTCCCCCGAATCGGTGCGCCTCATGCGGACCGACCGGCTCACCGACGAGCACAAGCGGCACGACTTCCTGGGCGCGCCGTATTGGGTCGGCCGCGGATTCGGGCTCAACCTGTCGGTGGTGACCGATCCGGCCAAGAGCGCCCCGCTGTTCGGGCCGGGCGGGCTCGGGACCTTCAGCTGGCCCGGCGCCTACGGAACGTGGTGGCAGGCCGACCCGGCCGCGGATCTGGTTCTGCTGTATCTGGTCCAGAACATGCCGGACATGTCCGCGGACGTAGCGGCGGCCGTAGCCGGCAACACCACGCTCGCGAAACTACAAGCGGTACAACCGAAATTCGTCCGTCGCACCTATCAGGCGCTCGACCTTTAG
- a CDS encoding cellulose-binding domain-containing protein codes for MAGLVRDVKRCRTALHVAVSVSVAAVLALATTPVAHAAAAMATLQVEHTWQTGFIAHFSVTNPNMAPMADWRIDFDMPVGQSVLHAWNSTVTQSGTHFVVTPANWDREIAPGGTATGGFRGALSGTYTPPSNCVVNEQYPCTVG; via the coding sequence ATGGCCGGACTTGTCAGAGATGTGAAGCGCTGTCGCACAGCGCTTCACGTAGCCGTGTCGGTATCGGTGGCTGCCGTCCTCGCGCTCGCCACCACCCCGGTGGCTCATGCGGCCGCGGCCATGGCGACGTTGCAGGTGGAACATACGTGGCAGACCGGTTTCATCGCCCACTTCAGCGTCACCAACCCGAACATGGCGCCGATGGCCGACTGGAGGATTGACTTCGATATGCCGGTCGGGCAATCCGTCCTGCACGCGTGGAATAGCACCGTTACCCAATCCGGCACGCACTTTGTGGTCACCCCCGCGAACTGGGATCGCGAGATCGCGCCCGGCGGTACGGCCACGGGTGGTTTCCGGGGCGCGCTGAGCGGTACCTATACGCCGCCGTCGAACTGTGTGGTCAACGAGCAATATCCCTGCACCGTGGGGTAG
- the pyrR gene encoding bifunctional pyr operon transcriptional regulator/uracil phosphoribosyltransferase PyrR produces the protein MSAAGDSASGRELMSAADVGRTISRIAHQIIEKTALDGPDAPRVVLLGIPTRGVSLAARLAANIREFCGVDVGHGALDITLYRDDLMTKPPRPLEVTSIPAGGIDDALVILVDDVLYSGRSVRSALDALRDVGRPRVVQLAVLVDRGHRELPVRADYVGKNVPTSRTESVHVQLREHDDRDGVIISRGSE, from the coding sequence ATGAGTGCCGCGGGTGATTCCGCATCCGGCCGCGAATTGATGTCGGCGGCCGACGTCGGCCGAACGATTTCTCGTATCGCCCATCAGATCATCGAAAAGACCGCGCTCGATGGTCCCGACGCGCCACGCGTGGTGCTGTTGGGAATCCCGACCCGCGGGGTCAGTCTGGCCGCTCGGCTGGCCGCCAACATCAGGGAATTCTGCGGCGTCGACGTCGGTCATGGCGCACTCGACATCACTTTGTACCGTGACGATTTGATGACCAAGCCGCCCCGGCCGCTGGAGGTCACCTCGATCCCGGCCGGGGGCATCGACGACGCGTTGGTGATTCTCGTCGACGACGTGCTGTATTCCGGTCGCTCGGTGCGCTCTGCGCTCGACGCGCTGCGCGACGTGGGCAGACCGCGAGTCGTACAACTGGCGGTACTGGTCGACCGCGGCCATCGGGAGCTGCCGGTGCGTGCCGACTACGTGGGTAAGAACGTGCCGACCTCGCGAACCGAGAGCGTGCACGTGCAGCTGCGCGAGCACGACGATCGCGACGGCGTCATCATCTCGCGGGGCTCCGAATGA
- a CDS encoding DUF6065 family protein → MSDNADGPVRPLIGFITGDNAPPITPAPASRAWMTAQSEADKGWPSRCLPMLIANQSGWELRNPCAFTATWIAQEGMDVMIEPDRYVADQFLPASHFGNGIFTWRLPMLFRTPPGYNLLVRGPANYPKDGVCALEGVVETDWASASFSINWKITRKSMPVRFEVDEPICMIVPQRRGELEEFAPEIRPIAADEELQRKHQLFLRERDATKHAEQLARVAAGERVDWQGDYTRGKHRDGEAGAPDHQTRRRLRPFAQPPDEKQQ, encoded by the coding sequence GTGAGTGACAACGCCGACGGGCCAGTCCGCCCGCTGATCGGGTTCATCACCGGCGACAACGCGCCGCCGATCACCCCGGCACCGGCGAGCCGGGCGTGGATGACGGCGCAGTCAGAGGCGGACAAGGGTTGGCCCAGCCGGTGTCTGCCGATGCTCATCGCCAACCAAAGCGGCTGGGAGCTGCGCAATCCGTGCGCCTTCACCGCCACCTGGATAGCCCAAGAGGGTATGGACGTCATGATCGAACCCGATCGTTACGTCGCCGATCAGTTCCTGCCCGCCAGCCATTTCGGCAACGGCATCTTCACCTGGCGGCTGCCGATGCTTTTTCGCACTCCCCCGGGCTACAACCTGTTGGTCCGCGGACCGGCAAACTATCCGAAAGACGGCGTGTGCGCGTTGGAGGGCGTCGTCGAAACCGACTGGGCAAGCGCGAGTTTCAGTATCAATTGGAAGATCACCCGCAAATCCATGCCGGTCCGATTCGAAGTCGACGAGCCGATCTGCATGATCGTCCCGCAGCGCCGCGGCGAGCTCGAAGAGTTCGCGCCCGAAATCAGGCCCATCGCGGCCGATGAAGAGTTGCAGCGCAAACACCAGCTGTTCCTTCGCGAACGCGACGCGACAAAGCATGCCGAGCAATTGGCGCGGGTAGCCGCCGGCGAACGAGTGGACTGGCAGGGCGACTACACCCGAGGCAAACACCGGGACGGCGAGGCCGGGGCACCGGATCACCAGACTCGTCGCCGCCTTCGTCCATTTGCTCAGCCACCCGACGAGAAGCAGCAGTAG
- a CDS encoding dihydroorotase translates to MTVLLRGVRLYGEGERVDVRVDSPGFEGQIAEIGTGLDIPETADVIDATGQVLLPGFVDLHTHLREPGREYAEDIETGSAAAALGGFTAVFAMANTKPVADSPVVTDHVWHRGQQVGLVDVHPVGAVTVGLAGTELTEMGMMAAGAAQVRMFSDDGNCVHDPLIMRRALEYATGLGVLIAQHAEEPRLTVGAVAHEGPTAARLGLAGWPRAAEESIVARDALLARDAGARVHVCHASTAGTVELLKWAKGQGISITAEVTPHHLMLDDTRLAGYDGVNRVNPPLREASDTIALRQALADGVIDCVATDHAPHAEHEKCCEFSAARPGMLGLQTALSVVVQTMVAPGLLSWRDVARVMSENPSRIVGLPDHGRPLEVGEPANLTVVDPDATWTVTGGELASRSANTPYESMTLPATVTATLLRGKITARDGKSPA, encoded by the coding sequence GTGACTGTGCTGCTGCGCGGGGTTCGGTTGTACGGCGAGGGCGAGCGCGTCGACGTTCGGGTCGACAGTCCCGGTTTTGAGGGCCAGATCGCCGAAATCGGGACCGGTCTCGACATTCCCGAGACCGCCGACGTGATCGACGCCACGGGCCAGGTGCTACTGCCGGGGTTCGTGGACCTGCACACCCACCTGCGCGAGCCTGGCCGCGAATATGCCGAGGACATCGAAACCGGTTCAGCAGCAGCCGCTTTGGGCGGATTCACGGCGGTGTTCGCGATGGCGAACACCAAACCGGTGGCCGACAGCCCGGTGGTCACCGACCATGTCTGGCATCGCGGCCAGCAGGTCGGCCTGGTGGACGTGCACCCCGTCGGCGCGGTCACCGTCGGATTGGCCGGCACCGAGCTCACCGAGATGGGCATGATGGCCGCCGGTGCCGCACAGGTGCGGATGTTCTCCGACGACGGCAACTGCGTTCACGATCCGCTGATCATGCGCCGCGCCCTGGAATACGCCACCGGGTTGGGCGTGCTGATCGCCCAGCATGCCGAGGAGCCGCGGCTGACCGTGGGCGCGGTGGCACACGAAGGACCCACCGCCGCCCGGCTCGGACTCGCGGGATGGCCCAGGGCCGCCGAGGAATCGATCGTCGCGCGTGACGCGCTGCTGGCCCGCGACGCAGGCGCCCGCGTGCACGTCTGCCACGCCTCCACCGCGGGCACCGTCGAGCTTCTGAAATGGGCTAAGGGTCAAGGTATTTCAATCACCGCCGAGGTGACGCCGCATCATCTGATGCTCGACGACACCCGGCTGGCCGGCTATGACGGAGTGAACCGGGTTAATCCGCCGCTGCGAGAGGCGTCCGACACGATCGCGTTGCGTCAAGCGCTGGCCGACGGGGTAATCGACTGCGTGGCCACCGACCATGCCCCGCACGCCGAGCACGAGAAATGTTGTGAGTTCTCCGCGGCCCGCCCCGGCATGCTCGGCCTGCAGACGGCGCTGTCGGTGGTGGTGCAGACGATGGTGGCGCCCGGGCTGCTCAGCTGGCGCGATGTCGCCCGGGTGATGAGTGAAAACCCTTCGCGCATAGTCGGATTGCCCGATCATGGGCGGCCGCTGGAGGTGGGGGAGCCGGCCAACCTGACCGTGGTGGACCCGGATGCGACCTGGACGGTCACCGGGGGTGAGCTGGCCAGTCGCTCGGCCAATACTCCGTACGAGTCGATGACGTTGCCCGCCACCGTGACGGCCACGCTGCTGCGCGGCAAGATCACGGCTCGGGACGGGAAGAGCCCCGCATGA
- a CDS encoding RND family transporter has translation MSGRAITTGRTIRWLALPIILFWVALCAVLNTATPVLSEVAGTHAVSYSAHDAPSLIAMKRIGKNFQQFNSDTTAMVVLEGRDKLGDSAHRFYDTLIAKLSEDKAHVEHVENFWGDSLTAAGSQSADGKAAYVQLYLTGDQSSSVANESVVAVERIVDGVPPPPGIKAYVTGPGPLNGDTHTYGDRSLEKITLITVVVIALMLFIAYRSLTTVLLVLLTVGVELLTAEGVIATLANNDVIALSTFAVNVLVALAIAASTDYAIFLIGRYQEARSAGMDRAAAYYDMFHGTAHVILASGLTVAGAMYCLSFTRLPVFNTLGWPCSISVLVVIAASLTLAPAVIAVASRFGAFDPKRNVSTRRWRRIGTIVVRWPGPVLVASILVSLIGLIALPSYQTGYNGRYYLPADTPSNIGFQASDRHFAAARMEPELLMIEADHDLRNPTDMLVLDRIARSIFHTPGIARVQGITRPLGSPIDHASIPFQISAQSAVTIENLKNLRNRVADMSRMTNELQHMIDVSLHIQDLTRRLANVTHGMAGDTRQMQDTTGELRDHLSDFEDVWRPVRSYFYWERHCFDIPLCWSLRSLFDGVDGIDRLSEDVGNLAHHTDQLDEIMPQMLAQMPPLIAAMQTVKDLAQTATSTFSGLITQMDALTRNATVMGQAFDGAKNDDFFYLPPEAFENPDFKRGLSMFLSPDGSSARFFITHKGDPATAEGISHIDGIRQAADEAVKGTPLAAANIYLTGTASTDKDERDGSMYDLMIAAVASLCLIFMIMLAITGSVVASAVIVGTVTISLGSSFGLSVLIWQHLLHMPLHWLVLAMAIIVMLAVGSDYNLLLAARFREEIGAGLKTGMIRSMGSTGGVVTTAGLVFAFTMGAMGTSDLRVVGQIGTTIMIGLLFDTLIVRSFMMPAAATLLGRWFWWPRQVRTHAASRPPRPSAVDQRPAAEYASSAPTAE, from the coding sequence ATGAGCGGGCGCGCGATTACGACCGGCCGGACGATCCGGTGGCTGGCGCTGCCGATCATCCTGTTCTGGGTGGCACTGTGCGCCGTGCTGAACACGGCGACGCCGGTGCTGTCCGAAGTCGCCGGAACACACGCCGTCTCGTACAGCGCCCACGATGCGCCGTCCCTGATCGCCATGAAGCGCATCGGGAAGAACTTTCAGCAGTTCAATTCGGACACCACGGCGATGGTGGTGCTGGAGGGCCGAGACAAGCTGGGCGATAGTGCACATCGGTTTTACGACACGCTGATCGCCAAACTCTCCGAGGACAAGGCCCACGTCGAGCATGTCGAGAACTTCTGGGGCGACAGCCTGACCGCGGCGGGATCGCAGAGCGCCGACGGTAAAGCCGCCTACGTCCAGCTGTACCTCACCGGCGATCAAAGCAGCTCGGTGGCAAACGAATCCGTCGTCGCCGTCGAACGCATCGTGGACGGCGTGCCGCCGCCGCCCGGGATCAAGGCGTACGTGACCGGTCCGGGTCCGCTCAATGGCGATACCCATACCTATGGCGACCGCAGCCTGGAAAAAATCACCCTGATCACCGTCGTCGTGATCGCGCTGATGCTGTTCATCGCGTATCGCTCGCTGACCACCGTGCTGTTGGTGCTGCTGACGGTGGGCGTTGAGTTGCTCACCGCCGAGGGCGTCATCGCTACGCTGGCCAACAACGACGTCATCGCGCTATCTACCTTCGCCGTGAATGTGCTTGTGGCACTGGCGATAGCGGCGTCTACGGACTACGCGATCTTTTTGATCGGCCGCTACCAGGAGGCTCGCTCGGCCGGAATGGACCGAGCGGCCGCCTACTACGACATGTTTCACGGAACGGCCCACGTGATCCTGGCTTCCGGGTTGACCGTCGCCGGGGCGATGTACTGCCTTAGCTTCACCCGCCTTCCGGTCTTCAATACGCTCGGGTGGCCGTGTTCGATCTCGGTTCTGGTGGTGATCGCGGCGTCGCTGACACTGGCGCCCGCCGTCATCGCCGTCGCCAGCCGCTTCGGGGCATTCGACCCCAAACGCAATGTGAGCACCCGGCGTTGGCGCCGGATCGGCACCATCGTCGTGCGGTGGCCGGGCCCGGTGCTGGTCGCGTCGATCCTAGTATCGCTGATCGGTCTGATCGCCCTGCCCAGCTATCAGACCGGCTACAACGGGCGCTATTACCTGCCGGCCGACACCCCGTCGAATATCGGCTTCCAGGCGTCGGACCGGCACTTCGCAGCGGCCCGCATGGAGCCCGAGCTGCTGATGATCGAGGCCGATCACGACCTGCGCAATCCGACGGACATGCTTGTCCTGGACCGGATTGCCCGCAGCATCTTCCACACACCCGGTATCGCACGGGTGCAAGGCATTACCCGGCCGCTGGGCTCGCCGATCGACCATGCCTCGATCCCGTTCCAGATCAGCGCGCAAAGTGCCGTCACGATCGAGAACCTCAAGAATCTGCGGAATCGGGTGGCCGACATGTCCCGGATGACCAACGAGCTGCAACACATGATCGATGTCTCATTGCATATCCAGGACTTGACGCGCCGCCTGGCGAACGTGACGCATGGCATGGCGGGCGATACCAGGCAGATGCAGGACACGACCGGTGAATTGCGCGATCACCTGTCCGATTTCGAAGACGTGTGGCGGCCGGTCCGAAGCTATTTCTATTGGGAGCGACACTGTTTCGACATTCCGCTGTGCTGGTCGCTGCGGTCGTTGTTCGACGGGGTCGACGGCATCGACCGGCTCAGCGAGGATGTCGGCAACCTGGCACACCACACCGATCAACTCGACGAGATCATGCCGCAGATGCTGGCGCAGATGCCTCCGCTGATCGCGGCGATGCAGACCGTCAAGGACCTCGCTCAAACGGCGACCAGCACCTTCTCCGGGTTAATCACGCAGATGGACGCCTTGACTCGCAACGCGACCGTGATGGGACAGGCCTTCGACGGCGCGAAGAATGACGATTTCTTCTACCTTCCGCCCGAGGCGTTCGAAAATCCGGACTTCAAGCGGGGACTGAGCATGTTCCTGTCCCCCGATGGCAGCTCGGCGCGGTTCTTCATCACGCACAAGGGCGATCCCGCGACGGCCGAGGGGATTTCACATATCGACGGCATCCGGCAGGCGGCGGACGAGGCCGTCAAGGGCACTCCGCTGGCGGCCGCCAACATCTATCTCACCGGCACGGCGTCCACCGACAAGGACGAGCGCGACGGGTCTATGTATGACCTGATGATCGCCGCGGTCGCGTCACTCTGCCTGATCTTCATGATCATGCTGGCGATCACCGGAAGTGTGGTCGCCTCCGCCGTGATCGTGGGAACGGTCACGATCTCGTTGGGGTCGTCGTTCGGCCTATCGGTGCTGATCTGGCAGCACCTGCTGCACATGCCGCTGCACTGGCTGGTGCTTGCGATGGCCATCATCGTGATGCTGGCCGTCGGGTCGGACTACAACCTGCTGCTGGCCGCGCGGTTCCGGGAAGAAATCGGCGCCGGACTCAAGACGGGAATGATCCGGTCGATGGGGAGCACCGGCGGCGTCGTCACCACCGCCGGCCTGGTGTTCGCGTTCACGATGGGTGCGATGGGGACCAGCGATCTGCGCGTCGTCGGCCAAATCGGCACCACGATCATGATCGGGTTGTTGTTCGACACCCTGATCGTGCGCTCGTTCATGATGCCGGCCGCGGCGACACTGCTGGGACGCTGGTTCTGGTGGCCCCGCCAGGTCCGCACCCACGCCGCGTCGCGGCCCCCTCGCCCATCCGCGGTCGATCAGCGTCCGGCCGCCGAGTACGCGTCGAGTGCACCCACCGCCGAATGA